CCATTCATCTATGTACGTTGCTATGCCGTTACCCCATCTCTTTAGCAGGCCTATGAACGCCTCCATGCATTTCAAACGTCCCTTTGGGCTGTGTGAGTGACCAAATGCCAGGACTAGTTACATGCACATTCTGCCCTGAAACACAAATCACAGGAATTTCCTGTGAGGCAGGTAAATGCAGATCTGAAAATATGCTTTCTTCAGGTTTACTTATATAAAAGAATTGCCTGGGCAGACTACAGGCAGCAGAATGGCATTTGTCTGCATATTATGCTATGAAAAGTCTCCATTCTTCATCTGCATGGGGAACTTTCCATATAAGTCATGAGAACATTGAAGATGTCACTGGATCTACCTGAGACAGCTGGAGTCCTGGTCATGTCACACATGTCACTGCTACACTGACACCGTACCCCTACTCACCTTCACGCTGTTGGATTGGCTACATTAATTTAGGACCCATGGCAAACATTACCTGAGTAAATAGTTCCTTACATTAAACATGCAACCTTCACATTCATAacgttttctcctttttcttcatATTTACGTTCTATGTCAATAAAACCACAACACAGAGTACTAACCACTGTGCAGTCACTGTTCATAAAATAGGAGCGCAGCTAAATTGACCTCAGTGTTTCATTGTGTAGCACAGTTTTCTGCAGGTTTGGTGTCAGTTTTAAGTATTACATCATCTGTATGAAAAGTAGTGATGTCTCCTGTGTGTCGAAgctttggctacgttcacactgcaggtcttaatgctcaattccgattttttgatcaaatctgatttttttgtctgcttgttcacactacaagtaaaatgcgacagcaaacgtgctctagtgtgaacgctcaaagcggcccgcatgcggaaaagaagacgtcacacacaacgcgctccgTTTAGACCCggagcaaacagtattgtttgactgattgcccttaatataaagacttctgactttacgtttcccaatttttgctttaagttattttgttatttacataataatgtagataacctaataattatccttattgctgttttagaggagcggtgcttcaaaggatagttgcagatttctgtcagaatctgcagattatacagtacaaataaaatgttcacttttctccaacgttgtcttcccaacagtttcactaacatctacgatggatggccaggaagcgttcgcgatgtcttctcaggcacttctccggcgctgataattggcgtctgtcttgtgtcagtgacataaaagacggatttaatgcgacatgactgttcaaacagcagtcgctttcttttttctttcttttttttttttttttgtctgtcccatttggttctttagccgtcagaattgttgtctgaagaccaacaaggataccaaatggatttattttgccaaatggatcatcatggcattgccgtattggtccatttgatcaaactttgttgttattatttattttattttcagttgttacagatgggacagacatgactgggggataggaaagggagaaagaaagagaggaaggaaaagaaaaacagaagggaaaagagacagtgagaaagggcacttacaaagacaaagagaaagaaaaaaaaaaaatctcctggatcacctgttgagagaaaaagaagagaagacaagcaaaaaaaaaaaaacaaacaaaaacaaagcaacatactaaacacaacaccatcacgtcaatctagctaagtgtgaacagcagtaaatactagatattgaaagttgttgtgcagcatgcaggacagacagcgcacaatgtgctttgaagtagcagctaagaaaggtgtagtttatgtctacgaacagtgaacacccgtgtgcacacctgtgtggatcaacgcgcttgtatacaaaaggtttccccatgtaacggtctgctagagggtgtggagggccatagccccgtcccccagggcatgaagcaggcatggaggagatccaggctccagacatccagaagccccagagtgcgagagccgaaggagtaccaccggaggggcatccgtgccaccttcctgggaagggctgaggagatccccagacgagggggtcacccagtagccacggagcagaagccagagggggctgcactggcgtgcccgcccggctctgccggcagccagctgtgccagagtgaaccgagttgcaggcccgaggccggaggcccgagggccccctttgccccggaagaggcctgaccgagcgacaggcaccaggccccgccaggtagccaccgggagtgagctggtgcatacctgagcgcccagccccggacaccaagaaccaccaacgcaccaacccctgagggcatcagttaccagcagggagtgtggtgagggagataggcctccacacttggagggcctgggagtaccaggaggtggagtctaagacccgacctgacatatagacacagacaaacaggcacacacagacataaacatgctttcccaccctcatgcacacatatacaaacactcagcactcacccaacgtagggacagacatacatagacatgtacacacaatcatactccccaaacatactctatgccctgggtccaggtaccctcgcccccagagggggaaacggcacccagacccaagagatgtgaccctttcccccggggtggaggcaagcagaccgccccaggctccgcagcagcagggaggccaatcggacagccaacacctcctcccagccccccgccccgatggctagtagagaacgggggtgtgtgaagaccccatacctccctccacagcagtcgctttctaaaacattggatatgtatcggattcagtaccacgtacgaaagtgacccagatcggatttgaaaatatcggatttgtgccgttcacactgtcataccatgatcggatatgggtcgcatagggtcaaaaaaatcggatttgatgcgctttcgccttcCTTCGCatgctgctgaatgaacacattGGCATTTGCCCTTGCAAAACCTGGAGTAAACTCTCACAGGTCCATTCAGCTTCTTTGTCCATTCTCTCTTTGAGGTGAACACACAAATATCCACTGTGTCCAGTGCCGCACAGGACACACAAAAGCGATTGTTTTTAATCTATAGAATCAGAGGAAATTTTAGCAGGTAGAAATCAAACCTGTTACAAAGATGCATGAGACAGGGCACGCTTGCTAACATGGACATAAGAGGGTGGCATAAACACAGATGTAGAGAAAAACAGCTGGTATACCTCTTCTATCACCCCCAAGCAAACTGTACAGAGGCTTAACTCCAACTCCCCTCGGTGATGCCGTGCCAAGATGTATCGCAGCCCCTGTATCTTTTTCTTCCTGTAGGAACATCAAATAGTTTTAAAACTCATAGCCTCACATTAAATTGAAAATAATTAATGCTAACAGTAGAAAATAATTTTGCCAGTCGTCCTGACTCAGCAGGCTGAGGCTCAGACGGATTCGAGACTGGCTGAAGCTCCTCCCCTAACTTTTCGTCAATTGACAGCAGGTACGCTACGATAAGCGCTTTGAAGTCAACCTCTGGAGTGTGTCTAACAACCCTTTGAGGTTTCCTATGTTCTGGAGCTGGAGCTCGGGAAGGAAGAAGCTGCCGACGAGCTGCAAAGGTTTGGGGCAGAAAGGTATCCACAAATTTTTTACATGTTTGCTCCAATGTCTTAACCATATGTTGGGCTGTCACCAGCCTGACACCACCGGTGACTTCTTTGTCTGCACCGATTAGATCAAGAAATATTTATCACTCACATTTCTGTTGTTTGCAGCTGAAAATGAACAAGATAAAGTACACTTTAAAGGGGAGAGCAAACCATGTATGTCTCTAAGTGTGTTTATTAAATTAAAGTACAAGTTTTCAATTCATCATAATCAGTCTTATTTAACCATTTACCTGGGTCTGACTTCTCCTGTGAGGTGGAGAGGATGATGGAGGACTCGGAGCAaaggggggaggaggagaggggacATTAACTAAGGGGATAGCCCTGAGCTCCTCAGGAGTGCGACTGTCTCGAGGTGTTATTGAACTTCCATCAGAGCTCAGTGAAGATGCCGGGTTGAATTCCTGAGGTGAAGTAATGAGTCGTTGCTGCACCTGCTCCACCTCTAAAGGTGTTTCTCTAAAGGCTGTCAAGTTTTCAACAGCCACCCTTGGTCCACTGCACCTGGATTCCGAGTGACCATTGAAAATATGGTCACGGATCAGTTTTGCTAACGCTTTTACTGGTCTCAGAATTTCCTTAATTCGAGAAAGAGTGTCCGTCTTTCTCTGTATCTTTTCTATGTCTTCCATTTTTCTCCAAAAAGTGGAGACAAtcagattaaaggaaaaaaaaaaactgagttgactttgaattttttaaaattattttacaaaatTAGATTTACAATTTTACTGTGGTAAACTAAACCATGTTACACTATCACACATCTAATCCTACAATATTTGGtttttaaatcaaagtattttaacTTTATGGCATGACAACAGAAAGCATCAAAACATAAAAAGTGATGGGCTGTCTCAATATCTCAGTTACTGTAGTATCCTGCTATATGgttcctgtatttattatacAAATATTTCTCTGTCTGTTCTTCTGAAGAGCATtgaggtggagctggaggtgaGGGACCATGTGGCTACAGTGGTCTCCACTCTGAACTACGAGAACAAGGAGGACAAACCATTAGAGGCTGTTTTTGTCTTCCCTCTGCCTGgagatgctgctgtctgtcattTCAGTGCTCAGATTGGACAGACACAGATTGTAGCTGAGGTGAAGGAGAAACAGGAGGTGAGCTGGACAGTAAATATAACCTGATTATAAGTGAGATtcaaaataaacacagtgaatgTCACTGACATGTGTCACCTGTGCTTCAGGCTCGTGAGGAGTATGATGATGCTCTGAGCTCCGGTCAGCAGGCCTTCCTATTGGAGGAGAGTGATGAGAGTCCAGATATATTCTCTCTGCGTGTGGGCAGTCTGCCTCCAGGAGAGAGCGCCTCCATCAGGTTGGAGTACGTCACTGAGCTGGCTGTGCAGGCTGATGATGGTCTGAGGTTCTGTctgcctgctgtgctcaaccCTCGATACCAACCTCAGGGTAGGACGACTTCAGAATACTTGGACCAGAAATATTTCAACTACATCAGTGATCTTCCTGTTTTTGCCAGCTGCTGTAAGGCCTGAATGCAGAACCAGATATGCAACTGTTACCACATACAGGAAAACACAGACAGTGAGAAAAATCTGGAAGATATTTAGGTCAAGTTTCAAGTTGATTTTCTgcaagaaaaagaggaaacttCTCGTCACATTGTGATTGTCAAATATAAAAAggtgtgaaaaagaaatgtttcagtCCAGTGAAAAACTTAAGTAGTGCATCCtcagagaaattgcaaaaaGCCCAAAAGCTGTATCTCAGACACTACAGGCCTCAGCTAGCATATCAAATGTTAGATTTCAAGGTATTAGAATAAAACTGAACAAGTGTGGCTTCTTTTGTAGAGGTTGCAGGAGAAAACTTCTTGTCTCAAAAAGAAATTGGCAGCATGGCTTATGTTTTCAAAGTTGCACCTGAACCAATCGCAAGACTTCTAGAACAATGCCCTTCtgacaaacaaacccaaaactgGAGATATTTGACCGTAATGCATAGCATCACACTTGGAGAAAAACAACCCcaacatatcagcacaaacacattcataaaAATGTCATGTAGAAAGGGTGAGGATTTGGGCTTACTAAGCTTACTTAGCTCTTAAATGGTGGGACtggtgtgtttagttttgacAGGACTGTATTTGTCAGATTATAAACTTTTTGTGAAGCAGGTTGATGCAGTGTGCAAACACAGACTCTCCCTCTCGTCATGATTTTATatcatttaatggttttaacTAAGTAAGAAAATGTTATGTGGAGTTTGCCTTATTTTTTCCAAAAGTTAGATCATAAAGAGGTTTATAATTACTTAACACTCATTAACTCTCGCTGACATTAAATTTTATATCACCTTATAAGGTttcggggtttttttgttgtttttttaaaattaaggaaTAGACAAAAATTAATTTTAGGTTTTCCTCATTATACCGATATGGTTCATTATACCATCCATAGGTCATAAAAGTCAAGAGTATATGTgcggctgtggctccagcaaacaccagctgatactagaaagtaattttaaatcaattctaacaacagcttatcaagctcaaacgtgctgctgttgtttggtGTGACATCAGCTGATTTCCaatttctggtgcaaagtgagcgataaacaaacaagagagacgggacttgcaacagaaaagccgatcagctgatcgttgatcagtttcatgattgcagtagcaacaggagagggagggggagagaatgagagaagaacaCGTAGCTGCGCagcataaagacagaataactccagctttatgtcttttttaaattctagctgaagtacaggacaaactgtgttccttttcacctcaataccatttttttctgtttgtctgtgataagATTGCTTTCAGAGCTGTTGCCCAAGGAAGAGGGAGGGTGCATCcaacctcctcggctgtaattggtccagcccagagtcgatcatggcCAATTGGCCCATCCACCACCTTtaattgtttataccgttacaaaaacaaacaaacaaaaaaaccccaaatgctCGGTATGCCCGATGGACAGTCCAGCTGTGATAAGATATCTTCCCGCTGTTAGACAACATGTTGCCTTTGGATGATTCTGCAAAACTCCAGGTTATGTTTGATCTcacttgtgtgtttgtcatgGCAGCGAGAGTGTAGAGTATGGTGAGAAGACCATGGAGGAGGCTCTGAAGAAAGTTGAGCAAATGGAGGCTAATCTTGGAGGAACAGAAATCCTGGAGCCCCTCAAACATATTTACAGCCAGCCCTGCATTCCCACTCAGCCTaaacaggtaacacacacacacacacacacacacacacacacacacacacacacacacacacacacacacacacacacactttaatgaTGTCATTCTTTAgttcttccttttttctcatTCATTACTCCAACTTGTAAGTTGACCATGAATCATATAATCTGCTAATTATACATGAGTTGATCTGTTGAGTGGCTCCTACTGTTCCTCTCACTCTtgcttaaagtttttttttttacttgttaaaACACTTTACTGACAGCATACATACATGAAAAACTGTGTGTAAACACCAAAGAAGTGATCGATCTGGTGAAGAAGAACTCATGTCCTCTGTGTACTCAGCGAAAACTGTTGTATTGCAGTCGTTTCTCTTTTGGGATTGGGGAAGGGGCCAGCTCTGCTCTCATCAATGGGATGGCCAAGGAAGGAGGAGGTCACGCTCAGTTCATCACAGGGACTGACAGGATGCAACCAAAAGTAAGACATTAAACACAATTACAGGTCAAGTTAAACATTACAGCAGCAACAGATACATATTTGAGATCAGACCTGCAGTGAGTTAAATGTCTGTTCCAGCTGTTTGTGTATATTTGGAgagtttttcattatttttcaggTGATGCAGTCGCTGCGATTTGCTCTGCAGCCAGCTGTGGTCGACATCTCAGTCACATGGGATTTACCACAGGAAGTGTCTGTCACTGTCCTCTCTCCACCAATCACAGCACTTTtccagggtcagaggtcactgattTATGCCCAGCTCACTGGACAGGTAGGAGCAGCAGCCTCTCATGTTGTTGTTTAGGTATTTGATGACAGTAATTAACGTGACTTCTAACACTGTAATTCTGTGTCAGAGCTCAGAGGCAGCAGAGGGCTGTGTGACGCTGAAGTACAGCCTGGCAGGTCATCCCTCTGAGAACCAGCTGCACTTCAGTCTCAGACCTGCAGAGGACACTGGGTAAAACAGAGTTTAATAAAGACGGGTTTGTTTTGTTGATCATGTCCTTACACATGCTGAGTTTCAGATGGTAGCAGATTGTGAGGAAAATGAGACTATTTACAGAAAACAGTTTCCTGATTCTATTTATCTTCAGTCTTAAACACATGTCAGTGAAGTCATTTCCTAATTGTACAGGAAAGATAGAGGTGGCAAAGGGTTATAGTGAGGTTTATGTGAGTCTGTAAActaagaaaagaggaaagaattTGTATTGATTAGAGTGATTAAGAAATGGGAATATACTAGCAACTGAAGAGAGTGTGCTCAGAAGATGGAAGGAATacggaaaaaagaaaatgagagacATTACAAATGGAGGAAAGGCAGTAAATGTCACGGTTCTGGTTCATTTTGACCcaacattttgagtttcttatgttttggtttgattttgtattttggGTTATGTTCTTGATCTCTTGTCGggctttgatgatgatgatggtgatgatgatgattatttagTCTGTTTCAGTTTATTGTGGTTAAGGGTTTTGTTCTTAGGTTTTGTGTCTCGTGTTTACTGCAGGTTTAGTTTAAGGCCTTGTgaattgtttcttgtttcctgttttattgtgaaggtccgtgtctcatgtgagtgaattcagttttgcttcccctgtctcgtcttgtcaattacttccagctgtgttccccacctgtgtgtaatctccctgtgttcttctgtgtgtatttaagtcgtgtCTATTCATGTACTAGTTGCTGTTCTGTCTGTAAGTCTCCTGTTtattctctgtgtgttttccctGCCATCCACCTTCTTATGCCTCTGCTCACCTtccttcatgttcatgtttgctgtttagtagtttagtttttcccagtttacattatctttatttctgttttgccatttttcaccTTGTgctttactttacaataaacCACCTTCACATCTCAGCGAGTGCCTGCGTGTGGATCCTGATTGATTTTCTCCACATGGCTCATCCTCTTGGCCGTGACAGTAAATCACAATGTGCAGAGAATTAGTAAGGATGAAAAAAGGGCAACTATGAAGAGTGGAGAAGTGCTTGGTCCAAACGACATACCTATGGAGGTGTGTAGGAGAGAGGGCCGTGGACTTTTTAAGCAGGTTGTTTAACTCAATCTTGGGCAGTGAGAGAACGCCTTGGGAATGAGGATGTGTACTGGTGCCAACTTTCAAGGGGAGGAAGAAACTGCTGACGAGGTGCCAAAGCATGTGTAGTGTCTGTCTTATCTTCTGATGGTTCTTACTTTATCTTGTAATTAAAATAACCATACTTGGGATGGGCAggtgactgttttcatgtgtctgTTCATTAGAAACAACAATGGTAAAACCATCATCTACCTCTGCTGACTTGTTTATTTCCCACATAAACATTTCACATTAAAGACGGGTAGAGTTTGGTGTCATCAACATAACAGAGAAAATTGATATTAAATGTGTAGGAGAGATGACCAATTGGAAGTAGCTAGATAAGAAATGGTAGAGGTCCCTGAGGACACCAGTAGGAAGTGGAAATGGCTggaatttgacatttttgagtTGAATTAACTGAGTGCAACTGAAGAGAGAGGACGAACTAGTTCAGGTGTGTGTCAGTAATATCAAGTAAGGTTTGTTATACCTGCATCATTTATATTGTTAAAGCTCTAACTTTGATAACAGAGTTAATGGCATATTTCAACTCTGAAGCAagttttcacatttcattttgattttaatCCTCTGTAGACCGCTATCTTCAATCATGTTATCATTGTGAGTCTTAACCAAGTGGTGGATTAGCCTCCACCTCTGAAAAGGATAGAGTggagtgaaaaacagaaaagtcagtGATGTACTAATGTAGCAAAAATAGGAAACATTAGAACTGTAAATGTTTGCTTCCTTGTCTGCAGATTAACAGTCCACAGGTTTGGTGCTCGCACTCTGATTCGTTCCCCGGAGATGAAGGAGAGAGAGCTCAGAGGACAGCAAGATGGAGGAGTGAAGGAGAAGGTGGTGCAGCTCAGTGTCCAATCAGGAGTGAGCAGTTCTTTCACTGCCTTCATTGCTGTCAACAAAGACAACGGAGAGGCGATCCAAGGACCTCTGCATCGCAGAAATATTCTACCACCCTGTGAGgtttgtttaaagcaaaaaaaggaaTACCATCAGTGGCGGCTCCTGAAAAAAATCTCAGGGGGGGCAATTTTTATGATATCGACTAAAATGACCCATTTAATGAGTACATCAAACAAcacaattttaatttaaatttaaaatgaacaacCATATTCTGGCCATTTGTATAGATTTGTAAAAATGAACatgaacagattttttttttttttttgaatgaatgaaaaataactATTGAAAACAACAACTGTAAACTGATTGGGGGGGTGGgctaaagagagaaagagagagggatggAGAAAGAGAGTAAATATGGTTAAGGGTTCTTATTTGTACAAGAACTTTGCTCGTCTGTCTTTCTGAGTGGCAAATTTCTCGATGACCCTGGTGTTGAAATCAGGAAGTTCTTGTGTGAGTTTTTTCTCTATGGACAGCATAGCCAGAGCGTTGAGCCGATCCTGAGCCATATTGTTTCTCAGGAAAGTTTTTATCCTCTTTAAAGTAGAGAAACACCTCTCCGATTCTGATGTTGTCATTGGTGTGGTGATGAGGATGTTAAGAAGACTTACAGTTTCGGTGAATGTGTCTTGAAGGTTGTTTTCCATCAGAACCTGATAGAGCGCCAGCGCACCACTACAACTCTGAAACTCCTCGTTGTCGTAGATCAGGGACAGTTCTGTTTTAAGTCTGGCTTTGTCCAATGAGGGATAGGCTTCCACTGTGGTTTGTAGTGCTGCATCTGGAAAATTTTTGCTGTGTTGTTGGAACAAGTCTCCTTGCAACAGAGTGGCGCTGACAAGGTGCTTGGTGAAAGAAAACCTCTCCTTGGCATGGCTCATAATGGTGTCGCACACCTATCCAATAATATATAATTGGTAAGAGTTAGATTCAGTGGTAAGACTTTGGCACATGTCTCATGTTAATCattattctgaaaaaaaaaatctgtccataacaaaacaaaacagtcatgaCCACTATATCAAATGACATCTGACAGCATCGTCATTAGATTTTATCTGATGATCCGATTTAAATCAGACCAAGCAGCTAGTGCTTACCTCCAGTGCCAAATGGTGTTGCCTGTCTTCCCCCAATGTTCTCCGTCTCTTTGTGGGTGGGTCTTGAACAGGTCCCCTGTACTCCTCATCCACAACCAGATTAGGAAGTGCCTCCCTGATCCAATACATAAGTTTCATTAATGGCTTCTGAAAACTGAATAGGGATATATTAACCaaacacaaaccaaacaaaGGTTGTGTTCTAATTACCGGGAATTACCGGATTTAATTAATAACCGGACCTGGTTTAATGGCTGGGGGAAAACCAGTGCAAGTAAATAAAGGCCCTGGCCATAATTTCAGGAAATAGCCTATGGTATAGGCTACATCAAATCATTACTGGGAATATACTTCATCAAATATACTTAATCAAatatttttcataaaattaCTTCAAAGGCTGATATAAATCAAAATTATCTGAATTCCATTAAACATTTAAGTCACAGAACACAGAATATATGCAGAGAATTTGATAGAATCTATGCATAGATAATTAACATTTATTCTAGGTTAcatatttatgcttttatgCCTACCTGATAGCCTGCATGCGGCTGATGAATGTCTGGGTGATCCCTGCGATGGTGACAGAATCGATGTTTCTCTTCTGTAGGTGGTTATACAGCATGTCTACATGTGGCATTATCTTGTGAAACAAGGCCAGGAAAAACAGAAAGCTTCGTCTTCCAGCATTCTCACGAAACCACCGGCATCTCTCTTTGTAGGGCATCAAATCCTTCACTGTTACGGATGGTCTGAAAACACCTCACCAGATCGTCTTTATGTTCATACACTGTATTCACAGCACGACTGTTGAAGTTCCAACGGGTTGCCGATGCACTTGGAAGTCGGTGCGCCACCACCTCGTCAAGCACTGCAGTCCTCTTGCTCGATTTAGTAAAAAAAGAAGCGAATCCTGCTATGTCGGAAAAAAAGTGACTGATTTGAGGGATGTGGGAGGTTGCTTGTTGCATTACCAGGTTTAACTGATGGGCATAACAATGTACGTAGTGAGCGTTAGCATAAATGTCCTGTATCTTACGCTGCACTCCTCCAGTGGTACCCCTCATTACAGCGGCCCCATCGTAGGCCTGGGCGATCAACTTTCTCTCTGTCCCTGGGGAGGATGAAGCGCAGCCTCTCCGATAAGGCACTGGCTATTGCATCTGCACAAGCATTGGGTAGCTTGATGAATTCAAAAACGCTCTTGAATACGGTTTCGTTGGTCAATGTATCTTAGCACCATGACTAACTGACAGTGT
The genomic region above belongs to Oreochromis aureus strain Israel breed Guangdong linkage group 14, ZZ_aureus, whole genome shotgun sequence and contains:
- the LOC116332126 gene encoding uncharacterized protein LOC116332126 codes for the protein MPHVDMLYNHLQKRNIDSVTIAGITQTFISRMQAIREALPNLVVDEEYRGPVQDPPTKRRRTLGEDRQHHLALEVCDTIMSHAKERFSFTKHLVSATLLQGDLFQQHSKNFPDAALQTTVEAYPSLDKARLKTELSLIYDNEEFQSCSGALALYQVLMENNLQDTFTETVSLLNILITTPMTTSESERCFSTLKRIKTFLRNNMAQDRLNALAMLSIEKKLTQELPDFNTRVIEKFATQKDRRAKFLYK
- the LOC116313898 gene encoding von Willebrand factor A domain-containing protein 5A-like, with product MLTCGWSNPVQIWVTSCGCWVPVDSSSQIVSYVLELELGKEEAADELQRFGAESYCSILLYGSCIYYTNISLSVLLKSIEVELEVRDHVATVVSTLNYENKEDKPLEAVFVFPLPGDAAVCHFSAQIGQTQIVAEVKEKQEAREEYDDALSSGQQAFLLEESDESPDIFSLRVGSLPPGESASIRLEYVTELAVQADDGLRFCLPAVLNPRYQPQDCFQSCCPRKREGASNLLGCNWSSPESIMANCESVEYGEKTMEEALKKVEQMEANLGGTEILEPLKHIYSQPCIPTQPKQRKLLYCSRFSFGIGEGASSALINGMAKEGGGHAQFITGTDRMQPKVMQSLRFALQPAVVDISVTWDLPQEVSVTVLSPPITALFQGQRSLIYAQLTGQSSEAAEGCVTLKYSLAGHPSENQLHFSLRPAEDTGLTVHRFGARTLIRSPEMKERELRGQQDGGVKEKVVQLSVQSGVSSSFTAFIAVNKDNGEAIQGPLHRRNILPPCE